In the Corynebacterium gerontici genome, one interval contains:
- the purE gene encoding 5-(carboxyamino)imidazole ribonucleotide mutase, which produces MQALVGLIMGSDSDWPTVEPAAEVLAEFGIPFEVGVVSAHRTPEKMLAYAKQAHTRGIKVIIACAGGAAHLPGMVAAATPLPVIGVPRALKDLDGMDSLLSIVQMPAGVPVATVSIGGAQNAGLLAVRILGAGDEELIQKMADYQEGLRQKVEEKDAALRRKLMGE; this is translated from the coding sequence ATGCAAGCACTCGTTGGACTCATCATGGGCTCGGATTCAGACTGGCCCACCGTTGAACCAGCCGCTGAGGTACTGGCGGAATTCGGCATTCCTTTCGAGGTGGGGGTGGTGTCTGCGCACCGCACGCCGGAAAAGATGTTGGCTTATGCCAAGCAGGCTCACACTCGAGGCATCAAGGTGATCATTGCCTGCGCCGGCGGTGCAGCTCACTTGCCCGGCATGGTTGCCGCCGCAACGCCGCTGCCAGTGATCGGCGTGCCACGCGCGCTCAAGGATCTTGATGGGATGGACTCATTGCTCTCCATCGTCCAGATGCCTGCGGGTGTTCCCGTCGCTACCGTTTCTATCGGCGGTGCCCAGAATGCCGGTTTGCTGGCTGTACGAATCCTGGGCGCAGGGGATGAAGAATTAATCCAGAAGATGGCGGACTACCAAGAGGGTTTGCGCCAGAAGGTGGAAGAAAAAGACGCCGCTTTGCGGCGCAAGCTTATGGGTGAATAG
- a CDS encoding carbohydrate ABC transporter permease, translated as MKKSLIGHYLGVLLIMLWGMAPFYWMVVTALRDPAYTFDTTPWPTHVTLQNFRDALATDKGNDFLQAIWNSLLISLSTTALAVIVGVFTAYALARFEFRAKGLVTGIILAASMFPGIALVTPLFQLFGDLGWIGTYRALIIPNISFALPLTIYTLVSFFRQLPWELEEAARVDGATRAQAFRYILLPLAAPALFTTAILAFIATWNEFMLAKQLSTNATEPVTVAIARFSGPSAFEFPYTSIMAAGALVTVPLIIMVLVFQRRIVSGLTAGGVKA; from the coding sequence ATGAAGAAATCCTTGATCGGACATTATCTTGGCGTGTTGCTCATCATGCTGTGGGGCATGGCGCCGTTTTATTGGATGGTGGTGACGGCCCTGCGCGATCCCGCATACACCTTCGACACCACGCCTTGGCCCACGCACGTGACGCTGCAAAACTTCCGCGATGCGCTCGCGACGGACAAGGGCAATGATTTCCTCCAGGCGATTTGGAACTCGCTGTTGATTAGCTTGTCGACGACCGCGCTTGCCGTCATCGTTGGCGTGTTCACGGCCTACGCTCTGGCGCGCTTCGAGTTTCGCGCCAAGGGGCTGGTTACCGGGATCATCCTCGCCGCCTCAATGTTTCCCGGCATTGCGCTGGTGACGCCACTGTTCCAGCTCTTTGGCGATTTGGGGTGGATCGGGACGTATCGGGCGCTCATCATCCCGAACATATCCTTCGCGCTGCCGCTGACGATTTACACGCTGGTGAGTTTCTTTCGCCAGCTGCCCTGGGAACTGGAGGAGGCCGCCCGAGTTGATGGTGCCACCCGCGCTCAGGCCTTCCGCTACATTCTGCTGCCCCTGGCGGCACCGGCGCTGTTTACCACGGCAATCCTGGCGTTCATCGCCACGTGGAATGAGTTCATGCTGGCAAAACAGCTCTCCACCAATGCCACTGAGCCCGTGACCGTGGCCATTGCACGTTTCTCGGGCCCCAGCGCCTTCGAATTCCCCTATACCTCCATCATGGCTGCGGGCGCGCTGGTCACCGTCCCGCTCATCATCATGGTGCTGGTGTTCCAACGCCGAATCGTCTCCGGCCTGACTGCCGGTGGAGTGAAAGCGTAA
- a CDS encoding carbohydrate ABC transporter permease has protein sequence MANTKRNRAAVWLIAPALVVLAVVIGYPIIRAIYLSFQADKGLDPTTGLFTDGGFAGLQHYQYWLLQQCTAATGTSRCPDGVIATDFWPAIGNTLFFTLVTVSLEIVLGMAMALVMHREFAGRGLLRAAVLIPWAIPTAVTAKLWQFIFADRGIINAILNEPVQWTTDPWAARTAVIIADVWKTTPFMALLILAGLQMIPKDVYEAAMVDGANAWQRFTRITLPLVRPALMVAVLFRTLDALRMYDLPVIMISPSSNSPAATISQLVVEDMRQGHFNSASALSTLIFLLIFAVAFIMIRFLGADISGSREQRQLRKTDAAVAARRKEQVA, from the coding sequence ATGGCAAACACCAAGCGCAACCGCGCCGCAGTGTGGCTGATCGCCCCCGCTCTCGTGGTGTTGGCGGTGGTGATTGGCTACCCCATCATTCGCGCGATCTATTTGTCATTCCAAGCTGACAAGGGCTTGGATCCCACAACTGGGCTCTTTACAGACGGCGGCTTTGCCGGCTTGCAGCACTATCAGTACTGGCTCCTGCAGCAATGTACAGCGGCCACGGGCACCAGCCGATGCCCCGACGGCGTCATCGCCACCGACTTCTGGCCCGCAATCGGCAACACGCTCTTTTTCACCTTGGTGACCGTAAGCCTGGAGATCGTGCTGGGCATGGCCATGGCGTTGGTGATGCACCGAGAGTTCGCGGGGCGTGGCCTACTACGTGCCGCTGTGCTGATCCCCTGGGCTATCCCAACAGCAGTGACGGCGAAATTGTGGCAGTTCATCTTCGCTGATCGTGGCATCATCAACGCGATCCTCAATGAACCGGTGCAGTGGACCACTGATCCTTGGGCCGCTCGCACTGCGGTGATTATCGCCGATGTGTGGAAGACCACCCCATTCATGGCATTGCTGATCTTGGCTGGCCTGCAGATGATTCCCAAGGACGTCTACGAGGCTGCGATGGTGGACGGGGCGAACGCTTGGCAGCGCTTCACGCGCATCACCCTGCCGCTGGTTCGCCCGGCGCTTATGGTGGCGGTGCTCTTCCGCACCCTCGACGCACTGCGTATGTATGACTTGCCGGTGATTATGATTTCGCCTTCCTCCAACTCTCCCGCCGCCACTATTTCCCAATTGGTGGTCGAGGACATGCGCCAGGGGCATTTCAATTCGGCTTCCGCGCTGTCCACCCTGATCTTCCTGTTGATATTCGCGGTGGCTTTCATCATGATCCGCTTCCTCGGCGCGGACATTTCAGGATCCCGTGAGCAGCGCCAATTGCGCAAGACCGACGCCGCAGTAGCTGCACGCCGAAAGGAGCAGGTGGCATGA
- a CDS encoding ABC transporter substrate-binding protein, whose product MKHFTRTGATLAALALFGGAALAGCSSDSSSPQSSSEASSSGNERGPITFAMGKNDTDKLTPIIDAWNKDHPDEQVTLKELAGEADQQRDTLVQSLQAGNSDYDVMALDLPWTAEFAAQQWIIPLEGDYAVDTSKLLQSTVESATYNGKLYALPQNTNGQLLYRNTEIIPEAPTNWTELVEGCKKAEEAKQDCLTLQLSQYEGLAVNTIDFIHGWGGEVIDGNEPAVDSPEAREGMSAMVEAYKDGVISKNSISATEEETNQAFVGGETAMAVNWPYMYTTADADNSAVKGKYKVSPLVGKDGTGVSTLGGYNNGINVNSKHKATALDFMKFIINEDNQKSFADASFPPVLASVYDDAAYVEKYPYLPALKVSLENAKPRPVSPFYPAISKAIQDNATAALKGDTSVDDAASEMKAAISNASK is encoded by the coding sequence ATGAAACACTTCACCCGAACCGGCGCCACCCTCGCCGCACTCGCACTCTTCGGCGGCGCAGCATTGGCCGGATGCTCCTCGGACTCCTCCAGCCCGCAAAGCAGCAGCGAGGCCTCCAGCAGTGGAAACGAGCGCGGCCCCATCACCTTCGCCATGGGCAAGAACGATACCGACAAGCTCACCCCCATCATCGACGCCTGGAACAAGGACCACCCCGACGAGCAAGTAACACTCAAAGAACTCGCGGGTGAAGCCGACCAGCAGCGTGACACCCTCGTGCAATCCCTTCAAGCCGGCAACTCGGACTATGACGTGATGGCGCTCGATCTTCCCTGGACGGCGGAATTCGCCGCACAGCAATGGATCATCCCCCTTGAAGGCGACTACGCCGTGGACACCTCCAAGCTGCTGCAATCAACCGTGGAATCCGCAACCTACAACGGCAAGCTCTACGCACTGCCACAAAACACCAACGGCCAATTGCTTTACCGCAACACCGAGATCATTCCCGAAGCCCCAACAAATTGGACCGAACTCGTCGAGGGCTGCAAGAAGGCTGAAGAAGCCAAGCAGGACTGCCTCACCCTTCAACTAAGCCAATACGAAGGCCTCGCAGTAAATACCATTGACTTCATTCACGGCTGGGGCGGCGAGGTTATCGACGGCAACGAACCCGCCGTGGACTCTCCTGAAGCACGAGAAGGCATGAGCGCGATGGTTGAAGCCTACAAGGATGGCGTGATCTCCAAGAACTCCATCTCTGCCACTGAAGAAGAAACAAACCAGGCCTTCGTCGGCGGCGAAACCGCCATGGCAGTTAACTGGCCCTACATGTACACCACCGCGGACGCCGATAATTCCGCGGTCAAAGGCAAGTACAAGGTATCCCCCTTGGTTGGCAAAGATGGCACTGGCGTATCCACCCTGGGCGGATACAACAACGGCATTAACGTGAACTCCAAGCACAAGGCCACGGCACTGGACTTCATGAAGTTCATCATCAACGAAGACAACCAGAAGTCCTTCGCTGACGCATCCTTCCCGCCCGTGCTCGCCTCTGTTTACGATGATGCAGCCTACGTGGAGAAGTACCCCTACCTCCCGGCGCTGAAGGTGTCGCTTGAAAACGCCAAGCCGCGGCCCGTGAGCCCCTTCTACCCTGCAATTTCCAAGGCCATCCAGGACAACGCCACCGCGGCATTGAAGGGCGATACGTCTGTCGATGACGCCGCCTCTGAGATGAAGGCCGCGATCAGCAACGCCTCCAAGTAA
- a CDS encoding TIGR03089 family protein, with amino-acid sequence MRLLQDLLRQDPATPRVTIYEEDAGNRLDFSAQTLDNWAAKVANMLREELELEPGDPVSVDLPVSWQSIAISLGCVAAELDLRFDHSAEVLFCDSKPENYDGEVVLVSSDPFGRGISELGKALPDDCIDFGPTVRFFGDHFPEEGPSLAAWAPPREARRHLSTGWNSLDQMRELLGHLSAGGSLVIVRGPASPERIAEIARAERAE; translated from the coding sequence ATGCGCCTGCTCCAAGACCTCCTACGCCAAGACCCCGCGACACCGCGGGTCACCATCTACGAAGAAGACGCCGGCAACCGCCTGGACTTTTCGGCACAAACCCTAGACAACTGGGCCGCCAAGGTTGCCAACATGCTCCGCGAGGAGCTCGAGCTGGAACCGGGCGATCCCGTCAGCGTGGACCTGCCCGTGAGCTGGCAGTCAATCGCCATCAGTTTGGGATGCGTGGCAGCCGAACTTGATCTTCGATTCGACCACAGCGCCGAGGTTCTTTTCTGCGACTCGAAGCCAGAAAACTATGACGGCGAGGTCGTGCTAGTGAGCTCTGATCCTTTCGGCCGCGGCATCAGCGAACTCGGGAAAGCGCTGCCTGACGATTGCATCGACTTCGGCCCCACCGTGCGATTTTTCGGCGACCACTTCCCCGAGGAAGGCCCGAGTCTTGCCGCTTGGGCGCCACCGCGTGAAGCACGACGCCACCTCAGCACCGGCTGGAATTCGCTTGATCAGATGCGCGAACTGCTGGGGCATCTTTCCGCCGGAGGCTCATTGGTGATCGTTCGTGGCCCAGCCTCGCCGGAGAGGATTGCGGAAATCGCCCGAGCAGAACGGGCAGAATAG
- a CDS encoding LCP family protein yields MTNKMRRTRNIQAAPQFEATSQQKGPRALRTFLAVLSVLVLVLSGAGYFTVGKLGNTLASAGNLSLGEAKGVKEAADGATDILLVGSDSRTDAQGNPLTSEEIEMLHAGDEQNDNTDTIMLIRVPNDGSSATAISIPRDTYIHEDAFGDMKINGVYKAFKDQKRQELLDQGVSDQKTVEQRATEAGRQGLIAEVSDLSGVTIDHYAEVGLLGFVLLTDAVGGVEVCLNEATSDEFSGADFPAGVQTLNGSQALAFVRQRHGLPRGDLDRIVRQQAFMASLVNKVLSTGTLTNPQALNDMANAVERSVVIDKDWDIMSFATQLQNLAGGNVKFNTIPVTSIDGTGTYGESVVTIDQEQVRAFFDSLLGNANSSEAQAPKSKVNVYNATTTEGLASTVATFIRTQGLSIGETGNESERTESVILAHDKDNEAAQQLASALNLPIKENKDLPKDEVSVIVGFDYAGPQLDAPSETTDQDSSTEATTTVGEPGADAGEAIVGPEIDAGGEGPRCVN; encoded by the coding sequence ATGACCAACAAAATGCGCCGCACTCGCAATATCCAGGCGGCACCGCAATTTGAGGCCACCAGCCAACAAAAGGGGCCTCGAGCATTGCGTACTTTTTTAGCAGTGTTGAGCGTGTTGGTACTCGTACTTTCCGGGGCTGGGTACTTCACCGTAGGCAAGCTGGGCAATACCCTGGCTTCTGCCGGAAACTTGTCGCTCGGTGAGGCTAAGGGCGTGAAAGAGGCAGCCGACGGCGCCACGGACATCTTGTTGGTTGGTTCCGATTCCCGTACCGATGCCCAGGGCAATCCGCTCACTTCCGAAGAAATTGAGATGCTCCACGCGGGCGATGAGCAAAATGACAATACCGATACGATCATGCTGATCCGTGTGCCCAACGACGGCAGCTCAGCCACCGCCATTTCCATCCCCCGCGACACCTATATTCATGAAGACGCTTTCGGCGACATGAAGATCAACGGCGTGTACAAAGCCTTCAAAGATCAGAAGCGCCAGGAATTGCTGGATCAAGGCGTCAGTGATCAGAAGACCGTTGAACAGCGCGCTACGGAAGCTGGGCGTCAGGGATTGATCGCCGAGGTCTCTGACCTTTCCGGGGTCACCATCGACCACTACGCTGAGGTTGGTCTGCTGGGCTTTGTTTTGCTTACCGACGCCGTGGGTGGCGTCGAAGTCTGCCTAAACGAGGCCACCAGTGATGAATTCTCCGGCGCGGACTTCCCCGCCGGTGTGCAGACCTTGAACGGCTCGCAGGCGCTCGCTTTTGTTCGCCAACGCCACGGCCTTCCGCGCGGCGACCTCGATCGAATTGTGCGCCAGCAGGCGTTCATGGCGTCGCTGGTGAACAAGGTGCTTTCCACGGGCACGCTCACCAACCCCCAAGCCCTGAATGACATGGCAAATGCGGTGGAGCGTTCTGTGGTGATTGATAAGGACTGGGACATCATGAGTTTTGCCACTCAGTTGCAGAACCTCGCCGGTGGCAACGTCAAATTCAATACTATCCCTGTGACCTCTATTGACGGCACCGGCACCTATGGCGAATCGGTGGTGACCATCGATCAGGAACAGGTTCGCGCGTTCTTCGATTCATTGCTCGGAAATGCCAACTCTTCCGAAGCACAGGCACCGAAGTCCAAGGTGAACGTCTACAACGCCACCACTACCGAGGGGCTCGCCTCCACTGTTGCCACGTTCATTCGCACGCAAGGGCTCAGCATTGGTGAAACGGGCAATGAAAGCGAAAGAACCGAATCGGTGATTTTGGCTCACGATAAAGACAATGAGGCCGCACAACAGCTCGCCAGCGCGCTGAACCTGCCCATCAAGGAAAACAAAGACCTACCGAAGGATGAGGTATCGGTCATCGTCGGCTTTGATTACGCAGGACCTCAGCTAGACGCCCCGAGCGAAACCACGGACCAGGATTCTTCGACTGAGGCGACCACTACCGTGGGCGAACCCGGTGCAGACGCCGGTGAAGCCATCGTTGGGCCCGAAATCGACGCCGGTGGCGAAGGGCCTCGCTGCGTGAACTAG
- a CDS encoding glycosyltransferase family 2 protein, with amino-acid sequence MNTPAIPVITVTYSPGEHLAPFLESVRSASAQPTMVVLADNGSTDGVPEAAADGVRVFFLSTGGNVGYGAGMNAGVEFLKPMREQGLIDPDFFVIANPDVVFDPGGIDAMIACAQRWREAGAVGPYIRQDDGSAYPSARTVPNLRNGIGHALLGTIWPSNPYSRAYRDGERMDEERLAGWLSGSCLLLKWDAFERIGGFDERYFMYMEDVDLGDRLGRAGFDNVFCPNAQITHAVGHAAGKRPEAMLHAHHESAYRFQADRHPHWWQWPVRAVLKAGLRVRGILAVQCAKRKKN; translated from the coding sequence GTGAATACTCCAGCCATCCCAGTCATTACTGTTACGTACTCCCCGGGGGAGCACCTTGCTCCTTTTTTGGAGTCCGTGCGTAGCGCGAGTGCACAGCCAACCATGGTGGTGCTTGCCGATAATGGCTCAACCGATGGCGTGCCGGAAGCAGCGGCCGACGGTGTGCGTGTTTTCTTCTTATCCACCGGCGGCAACGTGGGATATGGCGCCGGAATGAATGCTGGCGTGGAATTTCTCAAACCAATGCGCGAACAGGGGCTGATCGATCCCGACTTTTTTGTTATCGCCAATCCCGACGTCGTCTTCGATCCGGGCGGCATCGACGCGATGATCGCTTGCGCTCAACGGTGGAGGGAAGCGGGCGCGGTGGGGCCGTATATTCGCCAAGATGACGGCAGTGCATATCCATCTGCGCGCACAGTGCCAAATCTTCGCAACGGTATTGGGCATGCGCTGCTTGGCACGATTTGGCCAAGCAATCCCTACAGCCGTGCCTATCGCGATGGCGAACGCATGGATGAGGAACGCCTCGCTGGCTGGCTTTCCGGCTCTTGCCTGTTGTTGAAGTGGGATGCGTTTGAGCGCATTGGCGGTTTTGACGAGCGCTACTTCATGTATATGGAGGACGTTGATTTGGGCGACCGCCTGGGCCGTGCGGGTTTTGACAATGTGTTTTGCCCAAACGCCCAGATCACCCACGCGGTTGGCCATGCGGCGGGTAAGCGCCCAGAAGCAATGCTGCACGCTCACCACGAATCTGCGTATCGCTTCCAGGCTGACCGGCATCCGCATTGGTGGCAGTGGCCGGTCCGTGCGGTATTGAAGGCTGGCTTGCGTGTGCGTGGGATTCTTGCGGTGCAGTGCGCTAAGCGTAAGAAAAACTGA
- a CDS encoding nucleotidyltransferase family protein — protein sequence MTTQSRSDIAGSTDAVILVGGKGTRLRPLTVNTPKPMLPTAGVPFLKHLLARIQAAGIQHVVLGTSFKAEVFEEYFGNGEDMGLEIEYVVEDQPLGTGGGIRNVASKLRADTVMVFNGDVLGGAELGPILEAHHRNDADATLHLVRVPDARAFGCVPTDADGRVLEFLEKTEDPPTDQINAGCYVFRRSVIEEIPARRVVSVERETFPKLLEEGRRVFGHVDNAYWRDMGTPGDFVRGSSDLVRGIAPSPLLEGKTGEALVDESAGVRDGALLLGGTVIGRGTEIGAGCRLDDVVVFDGVTIEPGAVIEDSIIAAGARIGANARIRGAVIGEGAVIGARCELLDGARVWPGVEIPDSGIRFSSDA from the coding sequence ATGACAACGCAGAGTCGAAGCGACATCGCAGGCTCTACTGACGCCGTAATTCTGGTGGGTGGCAAGGGCACCCGCTTGCGTCCCCTGACGGTGAATACGCCGAAGCCGATGCTGCCGACCGCAGGCGTGCCTTTTCTCAAGCACCTGCTGGCGCGTATTCAGGCTGCGGGTATCCAGCACGTTGTGCTTGGTACTTCCTTCAAGGCTGAGGTATTCGAGGAATACTTCGGCAATGGTGAGGACATGGGGCTCGAGATTGAGTACGTCGTGGAAGATCAGCCACTTGGCACTGGTGGTGGCATCCGTAATGTTGCTAGCAAGCTGCGTGCGGACACGGTGATGGTGTTTAACGGCGACGTGCTCGGCGGCGCAGAGCTAGGGCCGATCCTAGAGGCTCATCATCGTAACGACGCGGATGCGACCCTGCACCTGGTGCGCGTGCCTGACGCGCGTGCTTTTGGTTGCGTACCTACTGATGCCGATGGTCGCGTGTTGGAGTTTTTGGAAAAGACTGAAGATCCGCCGACCGACCAGATCAACGCGGGCTGTTACGTCTTCCGCCGTTCTGTGATTGAAGAAATTCCAGCGCGCCGCGTGGTGAGTGTGGAGCGCGAGACCTTCCCCAAGCTCTTGGAGGAAGGCCGTAGGGTGTTTGGACACGTGGACAACGCCTACTGGCGGGACATGGGTACGCCTGGTGATTTCGTTCGCGGTTCTTCTGACCTGGTTCGCGGCATCGCGCCTTCGCCACTGCTTGAAGGGAAGACGGGCGAGGCGCTTGTCGACGAATCCGCCGGGGTTCGTGATGGGGCGCTTCTGCTGGGAGGCACTGTGATTGGCCGTGGCACCGAAATCGGCGCTGGCTGCAGGCTCGATGATGTTGTGGTGTTCGATGGGGTGACCATTGAGCCTGGTGCAGTAATCGAGGATTCCATCATCGCTGCGGGTGCCCGAATCGGCGCAAACGCTCGTATCCGTGGGGCTGTCATTGGTGAAGGTGCAGTGATTGGCGCTCGTTGTGAGCTCCTCGACGGCGCTCGCGTATGGCCGGGAGTGGAAATTCCGGACTCGGGTATCCGTTTTTCTTCCGACGCTTAA
- a CDS encoding WhiB family transcriptional regulator, with protein MADNAAPRSRTAVDLTLDELFGAVEQEWQEQALCAQTDPEAFFPEKGGSTREAKRICNACSVRDECLEFALEHDERFGIWGGLSERERRRLKNQIA; from the coding sequence ATGGCTGATAACGCCGCACCTCGCTCTCGAACGGCAGTGGATCTCACGCTCGACGAACTCTTCGGCGCAGTCGAGCAGGAATGGCAGGAGCAAGCGCTGTGCGCGCAAACTGATCCTGAGGCATTCTTCCCTGAAAAGGGTGGCTCTACCCGCGAGGCAAAGCGCATCTGCAACGCTTGCAGTGTGCGTGATGAATGCCTTGAGTTCGCACTAGAACACGATGAGCGCTTTGGCATCTGGGGTGGCCTCTCCGAACGCGAGCGCCGCCGCTTGAAAAATCAGATTGCTTAA
- a CDS encoding metallopeptidase family protein, which yields MTRTRTDRHGRGLRGPLFPRAVPRFRSHSQLFDAAVLQAYEPLHRRFRDELSQLDIAIDTIPRMRFHADPALMPDEITADGAVPLGRVIPAGIDQRGNPTRARIVIFRMPIEQRSADAQERAELLKTVLVSLVATYLNMAPTDIDPDFID from the coding sequence ATGACGCGCACCCGTACTGATCGCCACGGCCGAGGGCTGCGTGGCCCGCTTTTCCCCCGGGCGGTTCCCCGATTCCGTTCTCACAGCCAGCTTTTCGACGCCGCCGTCCTCCAAGCCTACGAGCCCCTTCATCGCCGTTTCCGTGACGAATTGAGCCAGCTCGATATAGCGATCGACACAATTCCCCGTATGCGTTTTCATGCTGATCCAGCATTGATGCCGGATGAAATCACAGCGGATGGCGCCGTTCCCCTCGGGCGCGTTATCCCTGCGGGCATTGATCAACGTGGCAATCCCACCCGGGCGAGAATTGTCATATTCCGTATGCCGATCGAGCAACGCTCGGCCGATGCGCAAGAGCGGGCAGAGCTATTAAAGACGGTGCTGGTGTCACTGGTGGCGACGTATCTGAACATGGCGCCGACGGATATTGACCCCGACTTCATAGATTAA